A stretch of the Aminipila terrae genome encodes the following:
- the tsf gene encoding translation elongation factor Ts produces the protein MAVTAQMVKELREMTGAGMMDCKKVLVEADGDMDKAVDLLREKGLAKAAKKAGRVAAEGLVKFAFSGDAKKAAIIEVNSETDFVAKNDEFVEFVSKLADMALETADDSLENFMALSYDNEGTVQDALNNKIAKIGENMNVRRFHKMEAPGCVYVGYSHGGGKIGVVVGLETEASAEEVAVVGKDVAMQVASMNPQFVDETAISEEHLEHEKNILVQQALAEGKPADIVDKMVMGRLKKELKETCLVEQKFVKNGDLSVKQYVDEVAKQIGKSIKVVSMVRFEVGEGIEKKEEDFAAEVAAQLGN, from the coding sequence ATGGCTGTAACAGCACAGATGGTAAAAGAACTGCGTGAAATGACAGGCGCAGGAATGATGGATTGCAAGAAGGTTTTAGTAGAAGCTGATGGAGATATGGATAAGGCAGTAGACCTTTTAAGAGAAAAGGGACTTGCTAAAGCTGCTAAAAAGGCTGGCAGAGTTGCTGCAGAAGGTCTTGTAAAGTTTGCTTTTTCAGGAGATGCAAAAAAAGCTGCTATTATTGAAGTAAATTCAGAAACAGATTTTGTTGCGAAGAATGATGAGTTTGTTGAATTCGTATCAAAATTAGCTGATATGGCATTAGAAACTGCGGATGATTCACTGGAAAACTTTATGGCTCTTTCCTATGACAATGAAGGCACTGTTCAGGATGCCCTTAACAATAAGATAGCTAAAATCGGTGAAAATATGAACGTTAGAAGATTTCACAAGATGGAAGCTCCAGGATGTGTTTATGTTGGATACAGTCATGGCGGCGGCAAGATTGGTGTAGTAGTAGGTCTTGAGACAGAAGCTTCCGCAGAAGAAGTTGCTGTTGTTGGTAAAGACGTAGCTATGCAGGTTGCATCCATGAATCCTCAGTTTGTTGATGAAACTGCTATCAGTGAAGAACATCTTGAACATGAAAAAAATATTTTAGTTCAGCAGGCTCTTGCAGAAGGAAAACCAGCAGACATCGTAGACAAGATGGTAATGGGAAGACTGAAGAAGGAACTTAAAGAAACTTGTCTTGTGGAACAGAAATTCGTTAAGAACGGAGATCTTTCTGTAAAGCAGTATGTTGATGAAGTTGCAAAACAAATTGGTAAATCAATCAAGGTTGTTTCAATGGTAAGATTTGAAGTTGGCGAAGGCATCGAAAAGAAAGAAGAAGACTTTGCTGCAGAAGTTGCAGCACAACTTGGTAACTAA